The genomic segment gggaagaattgataaataatattaatcTTATTAATTAATCTTCCGATCCATGGATGTagtatatttctctatttatttggatctttaaAATTTATCTCAGCAATGTTTAGTAGTTTTAGTGAAGAagtcttgcacatattttttaaatgtattcctaaatattttgtggttattgctattgtaaatggtatttttattttattttcaagtttgctGGTAtgtagaaatacattttatttttgtatgttgatattGTATCCTGTAATCCTGTCAAATTTGCTTATTAGCTCagtagttgtttttattttcttacattttgttACAAATGCCTTAGGATTCGTGGTGTACACAATCGTGCCAtgtgtgaataaagacagttctacttcttcctttccaatctttgccttttatttcttcttgccttTATTGTACTGGCTAGGACCTTCAAcctaatgttgaatagaagtactGTGAGTTGttatccttgtctttttcctacCATCAGGGATAGCATCTAGTTTTGCACTATTAAAATATGTTAGCTGTAGGTTCTGTTCATAGATGTTTTTATCAAATTgaagttcccttttattcctagtttgccgAGGGTATCATTaatgtgttgaattttgtcaaatactttttctgcatttattgagatgatcttgatttttcctttattttgttaatatggtTTGTTACATCAACTAGATTCTTTAATGTTAAATTAATTGTGCATTCCTGGTATAAGCcatacttggtcatgatgtattatcctttttatatggTGCCAGATTCAGcttgataatattttgtttgattttatgtCTATGCTCATAAGAAAACTTGGTCTgtgattttcctttcttgtaaatACTGTTAGGTGTCAGGGCTCAGTTAATTTTGATGcatttacacacatatacattttgaacataaaaataaacatacacagtGTTTTGTATCTTGGTTTTTTTCATctcatatattttggagattCTTCCTTGTAGAACATATagatctaattttttctttttaatagctaaTTGGTATTTCATGGTATGGGTGTGCCTAAAAGTATCAAAACAAACCCCTATTAAAGGACACTTCGATTGTTTATGATCTTTCactattgatttttctatttatagataATGTGCTCATTGTAGAAAACATGAATAATACTTAAAggtataaagaaaacagaaataactcATCCTAAAACCCTGAGATAATAAGTGTTAAATATGTATCATATGTGTTTTAACCATAATTGGGAACATACAGCTGTAATCCAAGTGCCCTCAAGTCATTTGACGTTGTAGGGTCACCTTTTTtacaatgttaaaataaaataacctgagCTCCCCTTATGCATTTCATGTAATTACTGCAGGAAATCTAGCACCCTTCCCAGgatttttggaagatttttggggtgggggtgaggtgcTAACATTCTCCCAATGTATGTAACAGAACAGTTTAGCTTCTTTTTCCTTGATTTCCCATCCAGACTCTGCtttgggaagttttcagacacaaaaggccctttaaagtgtgtttttaaaagaaaaacccaatTCCTTCTTTTTGCCTACAATGCAGAATGACTACAGTCAGGAGATTTTAAAaccctgttttccttcctgtagTACTCTGAGAAGAGTATTTATTCTGTACAGGGGGACAACACAGCAGGAAGGGTAAGAGTGTGGGTTCCATGGGCCCAGGTGTGAATGCCAGTTCTGCTCCTCCTTGCCATGTGACCCCAGCCATGTCACTTACCGCGCTGCACCTCAATGGCCTCCTCTATATGATGAAGGTCACTCTAGCATCTATATCATAGGGTTGTGGTGAGCATAAAATGAGTCATTCCAGAGAGAGTGTTTCCCCAAAGTGCTCAGCGCACAATAGCAGCTCTCAGTAAATGAGAGGCAGCATAACATAAAGGTGAGtggagtggggaacctgcggcctcaaggccacctGTGGCCCTCCCGATCCCCAAGCGCAgccccttgactgaatccaaacttcacagaactaatccctttattaaaaggatctgttctgtaaactttggattcagtcaaaaggctacactcaaggatccagaaggcctcgtgtggccccaaggctgcaggtttcccacccctcGTTGAGCAAGTCACATCATCTCTCTGAGAAAATaaggatgataatagtacctacctcctagTGTTGTTAGGAGGATTCAGTgagttaatatttgaaaagtgCTTAGAGTACCcacacatattaaatattaatagtgagTGTTATGTAAGCCTTCATTAAATAAAGTACCCTGCAAATGATATGTGTTCCACCAAGCTCTATGCCTTAGCTCTCTTACCTTGTCATCCTCCTCACCCCACTGCACTGTTTCACTGACCATTGACGTTGACGGTCTGGTTCTGCTGCCCCCCAGATCCTATCTAGCAAGCTGCCTCAGAGGGGCCAGTCCAACAGAGGTTTACATGGATTCCTGCCTGAAGACATCAAAAAGGAGGCAGTCCGGGCTTCTAGGAAGGTTAGAATCCCCTGAAATGGGGACTTTGGGGTAGGCCTCTTCTCATACCTCCCTCATCcctgtttctgttcttttccctAGTTGCTAGTTCAGAAGTAAAAGGATGCTTGGATTTCCCAACTGGTCCTTCTCTCAGCTCATAATTCCTCTGGGGTGTAGTGTCCTAAGTGAGGAGAGGGAGAAACAtcctgagaaaacaaaaaagaatttagtGCTGCTTAAAGCTCAGCTTCAGGGTGCCCCGGAGCTTTCGGGACCACTGAGAAAAGGGAATGGCTGTTGCTTCACATgatttccatttcacagaaagATGTGCCACACCATGTCTGTCTTGGGGGGGCCCTGAGCACCATATGAGATCTCATTTGCAGATCTGCTTTGTGTGCAAGAAAAAGGGAGCTGCTATCAACTGCCAGAAGGATCAGTGCGTCAGAAACTTCCATCTGCCTTGTGGCCAAGAAAAGGGTTGCCTTTCACAATTTTTTGGAGAGTACAAGTGAGTGAGGAAGGGGAAATGTAAGGCTGCCCTTTTGAAACTTACTATTTAGCCACTAACGACATCAGAGTTTGGTTCTCACAGGCCTGTTTCAATTCACCAGTGAATCTGTCCCTCCATTCAATGATGGGAAACAGTATCTTGACTTGGTGATTTCACAGGGGTTTCTTCTTGCTTTCCGGCCCCTCCTTAAATTACAAACAGCTGGGGTTCATAGACAGCTGCTCAGAACTAAGTGGGGCTTTCAGGAGCAAGAGGCTGTGGATACAGTCCTGGGAGCTCTGTTCAGTGGGAGAGCAGCCATGAGAAGGCATGTGGCTGTTCTTCACCCTGCTTCTCCTCCCCGTGAGTGTGGAGGTTCACTGGGCACCAGCCTGTGTGCTCACTGCCCTTCCTAGACCAGGAAGCTGGAAAACTGCATTAATGACAAACCAGAAACCAAGTCTGTTTACCCGCCACAGATCATTTTGTGGAAAACATCGCCCAAAACAGGACATCCAACAGGGGAACGTGAGGGAGGAAAGCTGCGTCTTGTGTTGTGAAGATTTATCCCAAGCGAGTGTTGAGAACATCCAGAGCCCGTGTTGTAGTCAAGCTGTCTACCACCGCAAGTGCATACAGGTGCACTTCTCTGCTCTGGGACCTCCATAATTGCCCTAGTTCTATGCCTGGAATTACAGCACCCTGTTAACGTGCGGGTACATATCAGCTTTGGCATTCCGTGCTGGAGGCCTGTTCAAGGAAAGTCGGCCCAGTCTGGTCATCCTTGGcctatatcatttatttttatttttacttattattattattattttagagacagggtctctgttgctgaggctagagtgcagtggttcaatcatagcttactgcagcctcaagctcctgggttcaagggatcctcctgccccagcctcccgagtagctgggacaatagacatagagatagagtctcactgtgttgcccaggctagtctagaactcctggcctcaagtgatctttctgcccttgccttccaaagtgctaggattacaggtgtgagccaccacaaccagcaGGACCTCATTTGTGATAAGATTTAGACTGAGCCAAATCCTCAGGATTCCTAGAGTGAATGGACTCATCCCAAAATGAGTCAAGGAGCCTCAAAATCAGCCTCACTTCTTGGGatggaaaaaaagggaaacatgTGGCCAGGCTCCTGATCCCTACTTAGCACTGCCAAGCCCCATGGCCAGAGATGACAGCTGAGGCACTTCTGGGAActctcttgaaaatattttggccCCAGGTCTGACCCGTGGATTTgcagcccttaccctagcccACCAGACTCCTTTTCCTGCACCCCTGTCAGGCTCTCTTAGCAACATCCTCCttgtggggtgagggtgggattGGAAAGAAGGTGGTCAGTGTTTTTACAAACACATGCTTTTCCATGTTTCTCTTACAGAAATATGCCCACACATCAGCAAAGCATTTCTTCAAATGTCCACAGTGTAACAATCGAGAAGAGTTTCCTCAAGAAATGCTAAGAATGGGAATTCACATTCCAGACAGGTAGTGGAAAGCGTAAAGCAGGAACTGAGCCAGGGAGTGGGTTGCCTAGATTTCTAGAGAGGAGGTGAGTGAGAAGATAGTTCAGAGAATGAGAGCAGCAGAGGGAAGCGAagagggaaggggtggagggagTGCTCTTTAATTATCAAacgaaaagagggagaaaaagttGGGGGGGACATGTTTCTGAGAAGGGCATTTTGGGAATCAGAATTCCCTAGAGGGTTGGTTTCTTAAATTCCGGAGAACTCAGGAACTCTCATGTTCTACTCATCCTTCCTCAACCCTTTCCCACTGACAGCCCACTCGCCCAGCCTCGTTGGAAGTGTTCAGGCAGCCTGTTGAACTCTTTTGCTGGGCTTAGCTTGGGATGTTCCTAGTCCTTCCTTGATGGACAAAGGTTTCAGCAACCAATTACGTGTCCCTTACTGACTGTTTCTTCTCCCACTGCAGAGATGCTGCCTGGGAACTTGAGCCAGGGGCTTTCTCAGAGTTGTATCAGCGCTATCAGCATTGTGATGCCCCCACCTGTCTGTACGAACAAGGCAGAGACAGCTTTGAGGATGAAGGGTAGGGAAAGGCTCTGGCTATAAAGAAATCTTGTCAGTGCAATCTTAGAGTTAGACCTTGGCACAGGTGTTAGGAGCAAGAAATTCACTCTTGTCCACAGACCTGAGGGTGAACACAATTGCTAATTCTCTTCTTGACTAGCCCCTGACTCACTCATGTGCAAGTGAACAGGTATCCTCTGCAGGGTCTGCTTCTCCTTGTGCTCAGTGGAGAGACACTCAGGGCCAATTCCTTTCCAAATCCTCCTTGTGAGGGGCTGTGCCTGACTGCAGGCTCCTAAGATCagcactcagcctctctgagccgtGCATCCTTGATGAGTAAAATGTATAGTAAAAAATGCCTGGGAAGCCCTCAGCACAGCTGAGGCTGGCCCATAGCAAATATCCAAGAAGGGGAGTTAGTGTTCTATTTGTCCCCACAACCCTTCCTTGGCTCTTCCTGTAGGAGGTGGCGCCTCATTCTGTGTGCTACATGCGGATCCCAGGGAACCCACAGGGACTGCTCCTCTCTTAGATCCAACAGTAAGAAATGGGAGTGTGAGGAATGTTCACCTTCTGCTTCAGCCACAGGTAAGGCTGGAGGAATGGGCTGATCTAAGaactgggctggggtgggggacattGTTGTGCctgggaaagaaggaagacatGCCACCAGAGCAGGACTTTTAGTTGAGGCCTTTAGCTTTGGAAGGAAAATGGCTAGAGAGGGGCTTAAGGACCTGCACCTGGGAGAAGCAGAGGGTTGAGTTTTCTTCTCCTACCTTTCTTTCACCACAGACTACATACCTGAAAACTCAGGTGACATCCCCTGCTGCAGCAGCACCTTCCACCCTGAGGAGCATTTCTACAGAGACACCAGCCTGGAAGAGAATCCAGGCCCTTCTGGGACTGATTGTCCAGGACCTTCCTTATTAGAAAAGCCAGAGTCCTCTGGTGGCAGGAGGGGCCACTCCTGGCGGTCCAAGGGTGTCAAAAAATCCAAGTAACAGCTTCTGAGTAGTTGCTACCTAGCATATTGGATATGAAGCTGTGCTCCTTCATTGGATTTGGGGGAGGAAACACCCCAGGACTGTGAGACAAGGAAAGGGGCCAGCAGTGAGACTATGAGCCAAGGAAAGAGAAGTCCCAGGGTAGAGTGAGGGGAGAGCGGAGTCCCAATGTCAACAAGGGACTGTGGCTCTGAGAGTGCCTCTGCTCTTCCTTCTGGATTCCCAGAGGgccctttcttctcctcttcttccaccAAGATTCTTCCACCTTAATTTCATTCTCGTATGCCTCTTGTTACTTCACCCATGTTCATTAGTATGCAAATAAAGGTTTTCTCTCCATTGGCGTCTCCTTATAGATTCACTGTGGAATTTGTCTAGCATACTAAGGAATTTGGAGAGTAGAGTGAGGGAATAAAGAAAACTCACCCTCCTAGTCCATAAAACTTGGTGAGTTAATGTAGAACTTTCAATTTAGAACATAGACATGTTTCTTTGAAAGGGAATCAGTTTGCAGGGAAATTAACATTACAGGGGCAGAGATTTTCATCATTGTGCAGATGAACACACAGGTTCTCATCAGGGAGGTGAGCTAGTAGTCCACACTGGACTGAGAACAGGCCCTTGTTGCAAGGTTTGGGGCCCTTTACTCAAACATGCCAGGGACTGCCATGCTCATGGCTGAAGGGACTCCATTCATTCCTGGCTGGTGTGGGCTTCAGCACACCTCCACAGCATGAATTAGCTGTTCCAACTCTTGCTGCCTGGTGGTGCAAACATTTCCATTCAGAGTGTAACTACGAATTTGCATGCCAGGACATTCACATTAGGCAAGGCAGCTAGGATGGGAATCTGGCAGAAGGCCTAGGAAGAAATTGAATAAAGCCTATCTtacatttgtatgtttttaatgatttcatGGGATTTGGATTAGTAGGGGGAACTCAGAACCATTGCCAGATGCTGAGTTCTTAGCATCTCACTGAGTCATTGTCACTAATGGTAGAGGACAATGTTCTCATTCCAAACATTGCAAATCTCTGAAGACTTACATCCAAGTTATGTATGCAATGAGCGCTTTCAGATTTGACCAGATTCACCTGGAATCAAATGGAGGGTATAtgtgtctttttgttgttatcaAAGTATATAGGCAAAGTAATCAAgacttttaaaagtctaataGTACTAAAAggattataatgaaaaatagttTCAACTTACCCTTCCCTACTTCCAGTCCTATTCCCTAAAGGCAACTACTTTCCATCTTTTTGGCTGTTTCTGGACTTATTAatcatagactttttttttttcttaagagacagggtcttagtctgttacccaggctagagtgcagtgggccaatcatagctcactgtaacctccaattttgggctaaagcaatcctcccacctcagcctcccaagtagctgggactatagacacacaTCACCATCCCCGgctgatttctaaatttttttttttagagatggggtctcagtgtgttgcccaggccagtgtcaaactcctggcctcaagcaatcttcctacttcagcctctcaaagtgctggggttacaggcatgaggcactacGCCCAACCCAATCTTAGACGTTGACTTTCTATTATGTTATGTAAAGATTTAGCACCTTTAGAACCTTCCCattttcattttccccatcttATATCACTGCCTCACAGTTTTTGTCAAATTACTTCTCAATGTTTCCATTATTATGACTATGGAAGTACTGCTTACTATTGAGCCAGACTGTATATACTATGATTACCTTTCCTCTCCtgtgcaaagttttttttttcctgaaattagtAACTGCCTTTTTAATTTACTATGTACCTATTGCTAATTCTTCTCACATGTTCCAAATGATTGATAAAATGTCTCCAAATACAATTCTCCTCATAGGCCAAGCATCAGATCTCTATCTGCTGCACTTCTTTTCTGGAAGACCTGCCTCCTAGAGCCTACTTCTGAGCTGGCCGCCCCAGGGCCTCCTGCACAGATGTCAGCCTAGGGCTCCCCAAAATTATTgccctttttcttcattttctctctcacaGGTCTGATGACTCAATGCTATGCTTCCTTACCGGGACATCCAAGGAGATTTTTTCAGAGCTTTGGAAGTGACAAGAGAATCTTTAAATTGTGAATTTTCGtttcaaaaacaatattttaccCATCCTAAAGACTCAGCTCTTGTAGTGATAATTCAAAACTGAAAGATGCTTCCTAGATTAAGACTTTAGTTTCTTAACCTAAAGTTTTTATAACTTGGGTCACCAGGCATATGCTTAGAGATCTGTGGTagtatcttttcctttaaaaggaGTCCATTTGTATACAGCTCAAGCATGAGAAACACCATCTTAACTGAAAGTAATGGCCCCCTCAACTTCAGCTTCAGTGGGTGGAAGGTGGAGCTTGCAGGTGCTTTTTGGTCACCCAGACATTCAGCTGTCCCACCTCTGTGTACAGTATGGGTACTGTGGGTACCTGCTCAGCTAGCAGgacagtgtgtacacacacacctTTTAACTATTTCTTAACTATTAACCATTTTTTACTCTTTGTACTTTTACTCTCCATCAATACTAATAACCAACCCCATTTTTGTAGGCTAGAAAGTCCAACTTTGAAATGTTCTGTTCATCTGGGCCTAATCAATCATCCTCTACtaaataattggatttttttcttaaataaacttttaatttagaacagttttagatttacagaaaaattgtgaagataaTATAAACAGTCCTCATATGTCCCCCAAACAATTTcccctattatttatttttattttttttagagacggtcttgctctgttgcccaggatagagtgcagtggcacaatcatagctcactgcagcctcaaactcctgggctcaagtgatcttccagctttagcctcttgagtagctaggactacaagtgtgtgccaccacacccagttaattttttgtagagatggggtcttgctatgctgcccaggctggtctcaaactcctagcctcaagtgattctcctgcctcagcctcccaagttgctaggattacaggggtgaaccATAGCACCTGGCGAATTTCCtgtattattaacatcttatgcTAAATTTGTCACGATtcatgaaccaatattgatacatgaATATTAACTCAAACCTgtgctttcatattttcttagtttttacccaatgtcttttttctgttccaggatcccatccaggacacAACATTGCATTGAGTCATCAcatctccttaggctcctcttggctgtgactgtttctcagactttccttatttttgatgatcttgacaattttgaggagtactggtccgGTATTTTGCAGAGTGTCCCtcaattgggatttgtctgatgtttttctcatgattaaaccAGGTTTAATAGTTTGTGGGAGGAAGACACTGGGAAAGTGTCGTTCTAATCACATCATATCAAAGTTCCATACTATCAACATGACCTCTGTCACTgctgatgttaaccttgatcatcTGGCTGAGGTTACTCTTTTTCCACCTTTGCATACTGTGCCTTGTGGAAGGAAGTCACAGTGTGCAGCCCACAATTAAGGAGTAGGGATTTATGTCTACACACACGCCCTGAGGATGGAGTACCTACAGAAATTAAGTGAAATTTTTCTGCATGGGAGATTTACCTATTCAGTCCCACTTATGGAGCCCTGGATATGTATACAGGCAGTCCCCGAGTTATGGACAACCTGACTTACAACGTTCTGCTCTTGCAAACGGactcccaaggctccccataaagataatttataattcaataattaaTACTTCAGACACTAGTTTCTTCCACGCACGTAAACACACCCGCATAGCTTACGCAGTTCGCTGGCGCAGCATCTTTATGCTAATAGTCTCATTGCACAGCGTCACCTTCATCTTACCTTTTTATTTGAGTCTGAGTCTGTGTTTATCCTTATGACCATGCCTTCCGAGCAAAggtccactgcaagtccaggaagcctgcagcaaagagaaaggtgatCACGATGGAAACGAAAGTAGAAATAAGCTttcagagaaaggccagacgCCATCATTCACTAGGAAAGCATTAGGGTTCAGTTGCTTGACTATCGGAACAATTATAAAGGACACAGTGAGAATAACGGAACgtgtgaaaggcagtgctccagTGAAAGCGTCAGTTATTCCAAACCAACATAGTGGATtgattattgaaatggaaaggttctTCTTGATTTGGTTAGAAGTTCAAAATAAGTGTAAATTTCCTATTAGCCTACctagtgtttttttgttgttgttgttattgttgttgttttttgtttgtttttgtttttttaatttcatcttattgttatgggggatacagaattgcaggttacatacgttgcccatgtaccgcctttccccccaagtcagagctccaggcgtgtctgttccccaggtagtgcgcgttgcactcatcatgtaggtatatatccctcccctcccaccctcccttgccgagtcagcaccttcaagcgttaccattccccaaagccTACCTAGTGTTGATGCAACATTAGAtgttaacctttattttttttttatttttttttattttattttatttttttttgttgagacagagtctcactttgttgtccaggctagagtgagtgccgtggcgtcagcttagctcacagcaa from the Eulemur rufifrons isolate Redbay chromosome 7, OSU_ERuf_1, whole genome shotgun sequence genome contains:
- the PHF7 gene encoding PHD finger protein 7 produces the protein MKTIKEKKKEHQRSRKSAKTRRVTQRKPSSGPVCRLCLQEPGDPEKLGEFLQKDNLSVHYFCLILSSKLPQRGQSNRGLHGFLPEDIKKEAVRASRKICFVCKKKGAAINCQKDQCVRNFHLPCGQEKGCLSQFFGEYKSFCGKHRPKQDIQQGNVREESCVLCCEDLSQASVENIQSPCCSQAVYHRKCIQKYAHTSAKHFFKCPQCNNREEFPQEMLRMGIHIPDRDAAWELEPGAFSELYQRYQHCDAPTCLYEQGRDSFEDEGRWRLILCATCGSQGTHRDCSSLRSNSKKWECEECSPSASATDYIPENSGDIPCCSSTFHPEEHFYRDTSLEENPGPSGTDCPGPSLLEKPESSGGRRGHSWRSKGVKKSK